The following coding sequences are from one Leptolyngbya sp. NIES-3755 window:
- a CDS encoding hypothetical protein (hypothetical protein L8106_29400;~similar to AA sequence:cyanobase_aa:LBDG_03750): MESEIKQKAIELGFHKVGIASVADPAQQSAIAALQTWLDREFQADMAWMSNPKRQDIRELVPEAKSIICVALNYYTPQQRPDGEEYAKISRYGWGRDYHRILHKKLKAFATWLERDRVQARYFADTAPVQDKFWAQQAGLGWIAKNGNVITREYGSWVFLGGIVTNLELAIDKPHTQHCGTCTRCIDACPTNAITEPFVIDANRCIAYHTIENRAEVLPNLDLKGWVAGCDICQDVCPWNQRFAQETDVEDFQPRSWNIAPTLEELAEISEEEYDRRFTGSALRRIKIHMLKRNAKANIDYARE, encoded by the coding sequence ATGGAATCAGAGATTAAGCAAAAAGCGATCGAGCTTGGATTTCACAAAGTCGGAATTGCTTCGGTTGCTGATCCGGCTCAACAGTCTGCGATCGCAGCTTTGCAAACATGGCTCGATCGAGAATTTCAGGCGGATATGGCGTGGATGAGCAATCCTAAGCGCCAAGACATTCGCGAATTGGTTCCTGAAGCTAAATCAATTATTTGTGTCGCTCTGAATTATTACACACCACAGCAGCGACCCGACGGAGAAGAATACGCGAAAATCTCCCGCTATGGTTGGGGACGCGACTATCATCGAATTTTACACAAGAAACTAAAAGCGTTTGCAACTTGGTTAGAACGCGATCGAGTTCAGGCGCGATACTTTGCAGATACGGCTCCCGTACAAGATAAGTTCTGGGCACAGCAAGCAGGATTAGGCTGGATTGCAAAGAATGGCAATGTGATCACACGCGAATATGGTTCTTGGGTGTTTCTCGGTGGCATTGTGACTAATCTGGAACTTGCGATCGACAAACCGCATACTCAACATTGTGGAACTTGTACCCGCTGTATTGATGCTTGTCCCACGAACGCGATCACAGAACCGTTTGTGATTGATGCAAATCGGTGTATTGCATATCATACGATCGAGAATCGTGCAGAAGTGTTACCCAATCTCGATCTCAAAGGTTGGGTTGCTGGCTGTGATATCTGTCAAGATGTTTGCCCTTGGAATCAGCGATTTGCTCAAGAAACTGATGTCGAAGACTTTCAACCCCGATCATGGAATATTGCTCCGACTTTGGAGGAACTCGCTGAAATTTCAGAAGAAGAATACGATCGACGATTCACCGGATCTGCCCTTCGACGGATCAAAATCCACATGTTGAAACGAAACGCAAAGGCAAACATCGATTACGCTAGAGAATAA
- a CDS encoding molybdate-binding periplasmic protein (similar to AA sequence:cyanobase_aa:alr5178), which yields MQHKYFLAFFITALTVLFLSLGLQFVQSTQANKTLLVSAAASLKEVLEEIKPLYQKTRSDINLTYNFGASGALLQQIEQGAPADIFISAAARQMDALDQKGALVPGTRSNFANNQLAIVVPKNSTSVTRIISLREPAIKRIAIGEPRSVPAGQYAEQVLQKLNLIDDVKSKLVYANNVRQVLAAVESGNADAGFVYVTDARISDKVKVAVVAPESFHSSIVYPMAVLKSSKNVDAARAFVTHLSGSEARGVLRKYGFIVPK from the coding sequence ATGCAACATAAATACTTTCTGGCATTCTTTATCACGGCGCTAACCGTTCTGTTTCTCAGTCTAGGATTGCAATTTGTTCAATCTACCCAAGCCAATAAGACTCTGTTAGTATCTGCGGCTGCTAGTTTAAAGGAGGTTTTAGAAGAGATTAAGCCGCTTTATCAAAAAACTCGTTCAGATATTAATTTGACCTATAACTTTGGGGCATCTGGCGCTCTACTACAACAGATCGAGCAAGGCGCGCCTGCTGATATTTTTATCTCCGCTGCTGCTCGTCAAATGGATGCTCTCGACCAGAAAGGCGCATTAGTTCCCGGAACACGATCGAACTTTGCAAACAATCAATTAGCGATCGTCGTTCCCAAGAATTCTACATCTGTCACGCGCATCATCAGCTTGAGGGAACCTGCGATTAAACGAATTGCGATCGGTGAACCTCGCAGCGTTCCAGCGGGACAATATGCTGAACAGGTGTTGCAAAAACTCAATTTAATAGATGATGTCAAATCAAAGCTGGTTTACGCGAACAATGTGCGGCAAGTGCTGGCAGCAGTTGAGAGCGGGAATGCAGATGCAGGATTTGTTTATGTGACCGATGCTCGAATCTCTGACAAAGTGAAAGTAGCTGTGGTTGCTCCTGAGAGCTTTCATTCCTCGATCGTCTATCCGATGGCAGTTCTCAAAAGCAGCAAAAACGTAGATGCTGCGAGAGCTTTTGTTACCCATCTATCGGGCAGCGAAGCTAGAGGGGTGTTGCGTAAATATGGATTCATCGTTCCCAAGTAA
- a CDS encoding ABC transporter, ATP-binding protein (similar to AA sequence:cyanobase_aa:alr2433) — protein MTAPLDLSPLWISLKVAGLATIFTFFTGIAVAYWMLNYRGKGKSLLEGLFVAPLILPPTVVGFLLLLVFGKNGVIGQVLMSIDFSVVFTWYGAVVTATVVSFPLMYRTALGAFEQIDQNFLAVARTLGASEWIVFSRVLLPLALPGILAGTVLAFARALGEFGATLMLAGNIPGQTQTIPMAIYFAVEAGAMNEAWFWAIVILFISLSGIFAVNFWQGQRRKFKPIKRSKLISGRTQTLESAFPLSTSSGLFVNVQKQLANFDLDLSFQAADATLGILGGSGAGKSMLLRCIAGMENPTTGQIILNGRVLFDAQAGINVPSRDRKVGFLVQNYALFPNMTVAENIAFGLPKSLSAREARQRVESQLALIQLQGYSDRYPHQLSGGQQQRVALARVLASEPEVILLDEPFSALDTHLRAQMEQEVNTRLQHFKGVSLFVTHNLEEAYRICKDLLVLDRGQMSAYGSKYEIFERPQTFGVAQLTGCKNISRIQAIAEREIFATDWGIRLRVTEPLNDRLAYVGVRAHQVRFVDDRGGENTFPCWLAATSETPHRMTVFLKFSSEIVDREDYHIQAEVFKEKWDVLKHKSFPWYVQLESVRLMLLRP, from the coding sequence ATGACTGCTCCTCTTGATTTGTCTCCACTCTGGATCTCGCTCAAAGTTGCGGGATTAGCAACTATCTTCACATTTTTTACTGGAATCGCGGTTGCTTACTGGATGTTGAACTATCGTGGCAAGGGGAAATCTTTGTTAGAAGGTCTTTTTGTCGCACCGCTGATTCTGCCTCCGACTGTCGTTGGCTTTTTACTATTGTTAGTATTTGGCAAGAATGGAGTCATCGGACAGGTCTTAATGTCGATCGACTTCAGTGTAGTCTTTACCTGGTATGGAGCCGTCGTTACTGCAACGGTTGTATCTTTCCCGCTGATGTATCGCACTGCATTAGGCGCATTTGAACAAATCGATCAAAACTTCTTAGCAGTTGCTCGAACATTAGGTGCTTCAGAGTGGATAGTGTTCAGTCGAGTTTTGTTGCCTTTAGCATTACCAGGCATCTTAGCAGGAACAGTACTGGCGTTTGCACGAGCATTGGGAGAGTTTGGAGCGACGTTGATGTTAGCAGGCAACATTCCTGGACAAACCCAAACGATTCCAATGGCGATCTATTTCGCTGTAGAAGCGGGAGCGATGAATGAAGCTTGGTTTTGGGCGATCGTAATTCTATTCATTTCTCTATCTGGTATTTTTGCCGTGAATTTCTGGCAGGGTCAGCGACGAAAGTTTAAACCCATCAAACGTTCTAAACTGATAAGTGGCAGAACTCAAACATTAGAAAGCGCGTTCCCGCTATCAACATCATCGGGGTTGTTCGTGAATGTTCAAAAGCAACTCGCAAATTTTGATTTAGATCTCTCTTTTCAGGCAGCCGATGCGACGTTAGGGATTTTAGGGGGATCAGGTGCAGGGAAAAGTATGTTACTGCGATGTATTGCAGGCATGGAAAATCCAACGACTGGACAAATTATTTTGAATGGGCGAGTTTTGTTTGATGCTCAAGCGGGAATCAATGTACCGAGCCGCGATCGCAAAGTTGGATTCCTTGTTCAAAACTATGCTCTGTTTCCCAATATGACGGTTGCGGAGAACATTGCCTTTGGTTTACCAAAATCACTGTCAGCGCGGGAAGCTCGTCAGCGAGTGGAGTCTCAGTTAGCATTGATACAACTTCAAGGATATAGCGATCGATATCCACATCAACTTTCAGGCGGACAACAACAACGAGTGGCACTAGCGCGAGTGTTAGCGAGTGAACCTGAAGTGATTCTACTAGATGAGCCGTTTTCAGCTTTAGACACTCATCTTCGCGCTCAAATGGAACAAGAGGTAAATACTCGATTGCAACATTTTAAGGGCGTGAGTTTGTTTGTGACGCACAACTTAGAGGAAGCTTACCGAATTTGCAAAGATTTGCTAGTGCTTGATCGAGGTCAGATGTCGGCGTATGGATCAAAGTATGAGATTTTTGAACGTCCGCAAACATTCGGGGTAGCTCAATTGACGGGATGTAAAAATATTTCTCGAATTCAAGCGATCGCAGAACGAGAAATCTTTGCAACGGATTGGGGTATTCGATTACGAGTGACTGAACCATTGAACGATCGATTGGCTTATGTTGGAGTTCGTGCTCATCAGGTTCGATTTGTAGACGATCGTGGTGGAGAGAATACGTTTCCTTGCTGGTTGGCTGCCACGAGTGAAACGCCGCATCGAATGACTGTGTTTCTGAAATTTTCGTCGGAAATTGTCGATCGAGAGGATTATCACATTCAAGCCGAAGTCTTCAAGGAGAAATGGGACGTTCTGAAACACAAGAGTTTTCCTTGGTACGTTCAGCTTGAATCAGTTCGATTGATGTTACTCCGACCTTAA
- a CDS encoding helix-turn-helix domain protein (similar to AA sequence:cyanobase_aa:Cyan7425_4451): MDEAKRKRLEESGWKKGTVSEFLDLTPEEAALIEIKLALSRFLKEKRQKAMTQAELAAKLHSSQPRIAKAENGDASVSIELLIRAMLAIGATPQEIGAVISQVS, encoded by the coding sequence ATGGATGAAGCTAAAAGGAAGCGTTTAGAAGAAAGCGGTTGGAAAAAAGGCACAGTCTCAGAATTTTTGGATCTTACTCCGGAGGAAGCTGCACTGATTGAGATTAAGCTTGCTCTCAGTCGCTTCTTGAAAGAAAAGAGACAAAAAGCAATGACGCAAGCAGAACTAGCGGCAAAGTTGCATTCTAGCCAACCTCGAATTGCAAAAGCTGAGAATGGAGATGCTTCAGTTTCGATCGAGTTACTGATCCGCGCAATGTTAGCGATCGGTGCAACTCCTCAAGAAATCGGGGCAGTGATTTCACAAGTTAGCTAA
- a CDS encoding hypothetical protein (similar to AA sequence:cyanobase_aa:AM1_0099), whose translation MDSYGSHCTKPACRSGRFRKPQTKFLVTLFTTMLLVCGKVNFTNLSRYSSLSERTYRRQYQQEFEFVALNRAIVEQASQADTAKLAVMDCSFVIKSGKATFGLDAFWNGCASRVETGLEVSVVGVVDVEREQGYALSAEQTYAQSSLSEFSRMDQYLYHLDCVRPHLPPEVAYLAVDGAYAKEGFVTGAVELRLHVISKLRCDANLQFLYTGVQKRRGRPRKYAGKVDLGDLSRFTFVETVQPDVDLYTAVVWHVSLKRAIRVAYLVDHRSSTRVRTCLLFSTDVEQDPRQIVQYYKLRFQIEFLFRDAKQFTGLEDCQARDAQKLAFHFNASLTALNLAKLDALQQHSEQVPFVFSMASVKRRLFNQHLLDRFICNLDLEPSQIKSHPNYSNLCNYGIIAA comes from the coding sequence ATGGATAGCTATGGAAGCCATTGTACAAAGCCTGCTTGCCGAAGTGGGCGATTTCGCAAACCGCAAACGAAATTCTTAGTCACTTTATTCACCACAATGTTGCTGGTGTGTGGCAAAGTCAACTTCACCAACCTGAGTCGCTACAGCAGTTTGAGCGAACGCACCTACCGCCGCCAATACCAACAAGAGTTTGAGTTTGTGGCATTGAATCGAGCGATAGTCGAGCAGGCAAGTCAAGCAGACACGGCAAAGCTTGCGGTGATGGACTGCTCGTTTGTGATCAAGAGTGGCAAAGCGACGTTTGGACTCGATGCGTTTTGGAATGGATGTGCCAGTCGAGTGGAAACCGGATTAGAGGTGTCAGTGGTCGGGGTGGTCGATGTCGAACGTGAGCAGGGCTATGCATTATCGGCAGAGCAGACCTATGCTCAATCCAGCCTGAGCGAGTTTAGCCGCATGGATCAATATCTCTATCATCTCGATTGTGTGCGACCTCACCTCCCACCTGAAGTCGCCTATCTCGCTGTCGATGGTGCTTATGCCAAGGAGGGCTTTGTCACCGGAGCGGTGGAGTTGAGGTTGCACGTCATCAGTAAGCTGCGGTGTGATGCGAATCTTCAATTTCTCTACACGGGAGTACAGAAGCGACGGGGCAGACCGCGCAAGTATGCAGGCAAAGTGGACTTGGGCGATTTGAGTCGCTTCACGTTCGTCGAAACCGTACAACCGGATGTTGACCTGTACACGGCAGTCGTGTGGCACGTCTCGCTCAAACGCGCTATTCGCGTTGCTTATCTAGTCGATCATCGCTCCTCGACTCGCGTTCGCACTTGTCTGTTGTTTTCCACTGATGTCGAGCAAGACCCAAGGCAGATTGTCCAGTATTACAAGCTGCGCTTCCAAATTGAATTTCTATTCCGGGATGCCAAGCAGTTTACAGGACTCGAAGATTGCCAAGCCAGAGATGCTCAGAAGCTTGCGTTTCATTTCAATGCTAGTCTGACTGCTCTGAACTTGGCAAAGTTGGACGCACTCCAACAGCATTCAGAACAAGTCCCGTTTGTCTTCTCAATGGCAAGTGTCAAACGGCGACTGTTCAATCAGCACCTCCTTGACCGATTTATTTGCAACTTAGACTTGGAGCCAAGCCAAATTAAATCTCATCCCAACTACTCAAACCTTTGCAATTACGGCATTATCGCCGCTTAA
- a CDS encoding hypothetical protein (conserved hypothetical protein;~similar to AA sequence:cyanobase_aa:LBDG_04360) produces MTVRQPRHSKEEFARRGDEIYETQVRSQVEEGNHGRIVAIDIETGAFEVADTTIEATDRLYERVPDAQPWVIRIGHRTVYRFGSRSLKKPV; encoded by the coding sequence ATGACAGTTCGACAACCTCGACATAGCAAAGAAGAATTCGCTCGACGCGGTGACGAGATTTATGAAACGCAAGTGCGATCGCAAGTTGAAGAAGGCAACCACGGCAGAATCGTGGCGATCGATATCGAAACTGGAGCCTTTGAAGTGGCAGATACGACAATCGAAGCCACTGATCGCCTCTATGAACGTGTACCTGATGCACAACCTTGGGTGATTCGGATAGGACACCGTACCGTTTATCGGTTTGGTTCGCGGAGCCTGAAGAAGCCCGTATGA
- a CDS encoding hypothetical protein (hypothetical protein PCC7424_2481;~similar to AA sequence:cyanobase_aa:LBDG_04350), protein MMQGFMNQSCEAIIPVVVGHSKARQRMVQAVIDTGFTGFLSLPLAIIELLELPWIFRDSVTLGDGSEVLFDMYSASVIWHGQYRVVDVAASEAEPLVGMSLLYGSKLQIEAVERGIVTIEAMM, encoded by the coding sequence ATGATGCAAGGGTTCATGAATCAGAGTTGTGAAGCGATCATTCCAGTCGTTGTCGGTCATAGTAAAGCCCGTCAGCGGATGGTTCAGGCAGTGATTGATACAGGCTTTACTGGATTCTTGTCGCTGCCATTAGCCATCATTGAATTGCTGGAACTGCCTTGGATATTCCGTGATTCTGTAACGTTAGGAGATGGCAGTGAAGTCCTTTTTGATATGTATTCTGCGTCCGTTATCTGGCACGGACAGTATCGAGTCGTAGATGTGGCAGCATCAGAAGCAGAGCCGCTTGTAGGTATGAGTTTGCTGTATGGATCAAAGCTGCAAATTGAAGCAGTTGAGAGGGGCATCGTGACAATTGAAGCCATGATGTAG
- a CDS encoding hypothetical protein Npun_AR283 (similar to AA sequence:cyanobase_aa:LBDG_30810) encodes MQESVIYQSIKKDEKRAIALNFLRRGVEIDIITFSTGLSIDEVQQLQQQLNEPTQS; translated from the coding sequence ATGCAAGAATCTGTGATTTACCAGTCGATTAAGAAAGACGAGAAGAGAGCGATCGCACTTAATTTCTTGCGTAGGGGTGTAGAGATTGACATCATTACCTTTTCCACGGGTTTATCGATCGATGAAGTTCAACAACTTCAACAACAACTCAACGAGCCGACACAAAGCTAG
- a CDS encoding hypothetical protein (similar to AA sequence:cyanobase_aa:LBDG_57770), which translates to MPRQKRSSQVLTKAEIRIAGLNAIDPNLDFGKDRSVFQLVLLSNKLRSKLTALNEAVAVADATRNEVEELEKQVQQLSDQLLTGVGFEYGKDSQEYKTAGGVRIRDRVRKSIKTRLKNANTPDAVEKAETN; encoded by the coding sequence ATGCCACGTCAAAAGAGAAGCTCTCAAGTTCTCACAAAGGCAGAAATCCGCATTGCTGGATTAAATGCGATCGACCCCAATCTCGATTTTGGTAAAGATCGAAGCGTTTTTCAGTTGGTCTTGCTCAGCAACAAACTGCGAAGCAAACTAACCGCACTCAATGAAGCAGTTGCAGTGGCTGATGCGACTCGAAACGAAGTTGAAGAACTCGAAAAGCAAGTTCAACAACTCTCAGATCAACTCCTGACAGGCGTTGGATTTGAGTATGGCAAAGATAGCCAAGAATACAAAACGGCTGGCGGAGTTCGCATCCGAGATCGTGTTCGCAAGAGCATTAAAACGCGCCTCAAAAACGCAAACACACCAGATGCAGTCGAAAAAGCTGAAACCAACTAA
- a CDS encoding 5'-nucleotidase (similar to AA sequence:cyanobase_aa:LBDG_41540), protein MRLLISNDDGVYALGIRTLANTLAAAGHEVTVVCPDRERSATGHGLTLHDPIRVVQMDHVFQSSVKAWACSGTPSDCVKLALWALLDEKPDFVLSGINHGSNLGTDVLYSGTVSAAMEGVIEGIPSIAFSLTSFESKEFQPAADFACTLVRQLKKDPLSELMLLNVNVPAIERDQIRGAIVTRQGVRRYTDVFEKRVDPRGKIYYWLSGELLEDVEDPDVPNDVPTDVEAIRDRYITVTPLHYNLTSPIGLNLMKHRKLEI, encoded by the coding sequence ATGCGACTCTTGATCAGTAACGATGATGGTGTTTACGCGCTGGGAATTCGGACGCTGGCAAATACGCTGGCGGCAGCGGGACACGAAGTAACGGTGGTGTGCCCCGATCGAGAACGATCCGCCACAGGACACGGTTTGACTTTGCACGATCCGATTCGTGTGGTGCAGATGGATCATGTTTTTCAGTCATCCGTAAAAGCTTGGGCGTGTTCGGGAACTCCTTCGGATTGTGTCAAACTTGCGCTCTGGGCGTTGCTTGATGAGAAACCAGATTTCGTATTGTCTGGAATTAATCACGGCTCGAATCTTGGAACCGATGTGCTTTATTCGGGAACGGTTTCTGCTGCAATGGAAGGGGTGATCGAAGGGATTCCGAGTATCGCGTTTAGTCTCACTAGCTTTGAATCAAAAGAATTTCAACCTGCGGCGGATTTTGCTTGTACGCTGGTTCGACAATTAAAAAAAGATCCGCTGTCAGAATTGATGTTATTAAATGTGAATGTTCCAGCGATCGAGCGGGATCAGATTCGAGGTGCGATCGTCACTCGTCAAGGGGTTCGTCGTTATACGGATGTGTTTGAAAAGCGCGTTGATCCGAGAGGCAAAATTTACTACTGGCTATCGGGTGAATTGCTCGAAGATGTGGAAGATCCAGATGTGCCCAATGATGTTCCAACTGATGTAGAGGCGATTCGCGATCGATACATTACGGTAACTCCATTGCACTACAATTTGACTTCCCCGATCGGCTTAAATCTGATGAAACATCGAAAATTAGAGATTTAG
- a CDS encoding phenylalanyl-tRNA synthetase, alpha subunit (similar to AA sequence:cyanobase_aa:LBDG_41530), with translation MAAQPNELESQLDAIRQEAKTAIAESTTLDQLEQLRVKYLGKKGPIPQVLGGMGKLDPAERPRIGARANEVKEAIQVDLDEKKSALQTAAIAARLEAETIDVTMPGVTRPQGRLHPLNSTIDQVLDIFVGLGYTVAEGPEMETDYYNFEALNFLPDHPARDMQDTLYLPDGNLLRTHTSPVQIRYMETNDPPIRVAVPGKTYRRDTVDATHSAVFHQIEILAIDEGLTFTDLKGTIKVFLQELFGEVEIRFRPSFFPFTEPSAEVDVKWKGRWLEILGCGMVDPNVLKAVGYDPEIYTGFAAGFGVERLAMVLHQIDDIRRLYNSDLRFLKQF, from the coding sequence ATGGCGGCTCAACCGAACGAACTTGAATCTCAATTAGATGCCATTCGGCAAGAAGCGAAAACCGCGATCGCCGAATCCACCACACTCGATCAACTTGAACAATTGCGGGTCAAGTATCTCGGTAAAAAAGGTCCAATCCCTCAAGTTCTGGGCGGAATGGGCAAACTCGATCCGGCAGAACGTCCAAGAATCGGGGCACGTGCCAATGAAGTGAAAGAAGCGATTCAAGTTGATCTAGACGAGAAGAAGTCTGCACTTCAAACGGCAGCGATCGCGGCTCGACTCGAAGCGGAAACGATCGATGTCACGATGCCTGGAGTAACACGCCCTCAAGGTCGATTGCATCCTTTGAATAGCACGATCGATCAAGTGCTCGATATTTTTGTTGGACTCGGCTACACAGTGGCAGAAGGTCCCGAAATGGAGACGGATTACTATAATTTCGAGGCGTTGAACTTCTTGCCCGATCACCCGGCGCGAGATATGCAGGACACGCTTTATCTTCCCGATGGCAATCTGTTGAGAACTCATACTTCTCCGGTACAAATCCGCTATATGGAAACGAATGATCCACCGATTCGGGTCGCAGTTCCAGGAAAAACTTACAGACGCGATACCGTCGATGCGACTCACTCGGCTGTGTTTCATCAGATTGAAATTTTGGCGATCGATGAAGGTTTGACGTTTACAGATCTCAAAGGAACGATCAAAGTGTTCTTACAAGAACTTTTTGGCGAAGTTGAAATTCGATTCCGTCCCAGTTTCTTCCCGTTTACAGAACCTTCTGCCGAAGTGGATGTGAAGTGGAAAGGACGCTGGCTGGAAATTCTCGGCTGTGGAATGGTCGATCCGAATGTGTTGAAAGCAGTGGGATACGATCCAGAGATCTATACCGGATTTGCGGCTGGATTTGGAGTCGAACGATTGGCAATGGTGCTGCACCAGATCGATGATATTCGACGATTGTACAACAGCGATTTGAGGTTTCTCAAGCAGTTTTAA
- a CDS encoding hypothetical protein (similar to AA sequence:cyanobase_aa:Cyan7425_2703): MAGIWRTIREALTLNGQFYEDAQNTPKIQGLALSIVLLAAISRAIGSVVILLLTRTTLIAAVLSFFLDLLSVVVSYYVWTFTIWRIGHWMKTDVPSYQALLGPIGFAYAPQILNFLTVIPLLGRAIELLLSGWTLLAVIVAVRQGLDIGTRRAALICLLWFPFIQVVAGITQAAQQLFD, translated from the coding sequence ATGGCTGGAATTTGGCGAACGATTCGGGAGGCACTGACACTGAACGGACAATTTTATGAAGATGCTCAGAACACGCCAAAAATACAAGGACTCGCTTTATCGATCGTGCTTCTCGCTGCGATCTCTCGTGCCATTGGGAGCGTCGTGATTTTGCTGCTAACGCGAACGACATTAATCGCTGCTGTGCTGTCTTTCTTTCTCGATCTTCTCAGTGTGGTAGTCAGCTATTACGTTTGGACATTCACCATTTGGAGAATTGGACATTGGATGAAGACGGATGTACCAAGCTACCAAGCTCTATTAGGTCCGATCGGGTTCGCATATGCGCCACAGATTCTCAATTTCCTCACCGTGATTCCCTTGTTGGGAAGAGCGATCGAGCTTTTACTTTCAGGCTGGACATTACTTGCTGTCATTGTGGCAGTCCGTCAAGGCTTAGATATTGGCACTCGTCGGGCTGCCTTGATTTGTTTGTTGTGGTTTCCATTCATTCAGGTCGTAGCCGGAATAACACAAGCCGCACAGCAATTGTTTGATTAA
- a CDS encoding hypothetical protein (similar to AA sequence:cyanobase_aa:Cyan7425_2704) — MKEWLRSAIQELSGTTSKLIFAVGGFLLLWGIFAPVTTIVWWLNHSGEELGLLREEEPNPVPSLPKNGSAKEIDCYIVFMPGVGNFSPDEIAPGEKYFIEQLAKQHSNCVVVRDVFPYSIANRDLGSQRLLAPLWEEAKRSDEWIGGVLIQLRNLWRFAIAADYRYSPVYSLGIANTIVERMNAAHPISSSKKPINLILISTSGGTQVALGSTAYLDEWLNARLTVVSVGGAFDGNTGFEHIQHMYHFEGENDFVPTLSYLVFPSRWNWTVGSPINQANQQGKFTVCSSGAHEHSGDQGYFGTDKAENGEPYVEQMIAQVAQLPIWSIDQPLTSNCPSVK; from the coding sequence ATGAAGGAATGGCTCAGAAGTGCAATTCAAGAGTTAAGCGGCACGACCTCTAAGCTGATTTTTGCAGTCGGAGGATTTTTGCTGCTCTGGGGAATTTTTGCGCCTGTCACAACGATCGTTTGGTGGTTGAATCATAGTGGTGAAGAATTAGGGCTGCTTCGAGAAGAAGAGCCAAATCCAGTTCCAAGTTTGCCTAAAAACGGTTCGGCGAAAGAAATTGATTGTTACATTGTCTTTATGCCTGGAGTCGGAAACTTCTCACCCGATGAAATTGCCCCAGGAGAGAAGTATTTTATCGAGCAGTTAGCTAAGCAGCATTCCAACTGCGTGGTTGTGCGAGATGTGTTTCCGTATTCGATCGCGAATCGAGATTTAGGCAGCCAGAGATTGTTAGCCCCGTTGTGGGAAGAAGCAAAGAGAAGTGATGAATGGATTGGGGGTGTGTTGATTCAGCTTCGGAACTTATGGAGATTCGCGATCGCGGCTGACTATCGCTACAGTCCCGTTTACAGTCTGGGAATTGCCAATACGATCGTGGAGCGAATGAATGCTGCTCATCCCATTTCTAGTTCTAAAAAACCCATTAATTTAATTCTGATCAGTACCAGCGGCGGAACCCAAGTTGCATTAGGCTCAACCGCTTATTTAGATGAATGGTTGAACGCTCGACTTACAGTAGTTTCTGTTGGTGGAGCTTTCGATGGCAACACTGGATTTGAACACATTCAACACATGTATCATTTTGAGGGCGAAAACGACTTCGTTCCAACCTTAAGCTATCTCGTGTTTCCGTCGCGTTGGAATTGGACAGTCGGATCGCCGATTAATCAAGCAAACCAACAAGGAAAATTCACCGTTTGTAGCTCTGGAGCGCATGAACATAGTGGTGATCAAGGTTACTTCGGAACGGATAAAGCGGAGAATGGTGAACCTTACGTTGAACAAATGATCGCTCAAGTTGCACAGTTACCGATTTGGTCGATCGATCAGCCTTTGACCTCGAACTGTCCCTCAGTCAAGTAA